From the genome of Trichocoleus sp. FACHB-46, one region includes:
- a CDS encoding protelomerase family protein, translating to MGKRAWLSNLIDNDYLPAIAQLSDSPRGRAKAQQLAARMRQEWSDRGAEALNQQQSLMDQTRRAIKDHLGEDHFSLDYIKFSAEEYTQLNDEKQRSVSERNEDVKPLHNPDGIVATAVRLLESPEWAEVAAALAVLTGRRSSELLSTAKFEPKTRWSVVFTGALKRGGETQTLSFEIPTLTTSEKVCKALAKIRRELPETQELPAKEVNARFGPAVAAACDRHFSDLVPPRAGGNLYTHLFRAVYATIAIFWYCPPRVDPVEFRAAIQGHYAVLDEHNPELRRSLAASRHYADFEIADSVIAQYAGKRKGIKLGLGGIQPIAPFQDRTDGTQIGERRRSQRTSLRIWKDDQAAIAHILEHFDGKLQPDKMSAWVAWSLQQLAAKATMAELEETTVGEAMEVEPVEAIALVETEEITTPDEVEATLAIASRPETNETALEPLEESEVSQPIQSTEFINNLSLEQPTANGLESKLDKLLDVMAQFVQFQLQAQTPQIQQATEQNAIAPPGTTTLPAPVPGSDPTTQPAIADQAIDTAEKTNTEESKPRKYKTGEADAIVHQAIDAIIQHNNLPNQLHDLKWAITINGLKNFSTNQRVIERIMQERKDEIDAHHQLHQLLPGHNHRHKRKRKIGDVVKIRLMLRRLTQN from the coding sequence GGGTAAACGTGCTTGGCTCTCTAATTTGATCGACAATGACTATCTCCCGGCGATCGCTCAGCTATCTGATTCTCCTCGGGGCAGGGCTAAGGCTCAACAACTCGCTGCTCGCATGCGGCAAGAGTGGTCCGATCGCGGAGCTGAAGCCCTCAACCAACAGCAGAGTTTGATGGACCAAACTCGTAGAGCTATTAAAGACCACTTGGGAGAAGACCATTTCTCGCTCGACTATATCAAGTTCTCGGCTGAGGAATACACTCAGCTCAATGATGAGAAGCAGCGATCGGTCTCAGAGCGCAATGAAGATGTGAAGCCGTTGCACAATCCTGATGGTATTGTGGCAACCGCTGTTCGCTTGCTGGAGTCGCCGGAGTGGGCAGAGGTGGCTGCGGCTTTGGCGGTACTAACGGGCAGACGTTCCAGTGAGCTGCTCTCCACGGCTAAGTTTGAACCCAAGACGCGCTGGAGTGTGGTCTTTACTGGGGCGCTTAAACGTGGGGGAGAAACGCAAACGCTCAGTTTTGAGATTCCCACGTTGACGACTTCGGAGAAGGTCTGTAAGGCGTTAGCCAAGATTAGACGGGAGTTGCCGGAGACGCAGGAGCTACCAGCCAAAGAGGTGAATGCTCGCTTTGGTCCTGCTGTGGCGGCGGCTTGCGATCGCCACTTCTCGGACCTGGTGCCTCCTAGAGCTGGAGGCAACCTCTACACTCACTTGTTTCGTGCGGTCTACGCCACGATCGCCATCTTTTGGTACTGTCCGCCTCGCGTAGACCCAGTGGAGTTTAGAGCCGCGATTCAAGGTCACTATGCTGTGCTTGATGAGCACAATCCAGAACTGAGGCGATCGCTCGCCGCTTCTCGTCATTATGCCGATTTTGAGATTGCAGACTCTGTGATTGCTCAGTATGCAGGCAAACGTAAGGGCATTAAGCTGGGCTTGGGCGGTATTCAGCCCATTGCTCCGTTTCAGGATCGGACAGATGGCACTCAAATTGGGGAACGGCGGCGATCACAGCGCACGAGCCTGAGAATCTGGAAAGACGACCAAGCGGCGATCGCTCACATTCTCGAACACTTTGACGGCAAACTTCAACCCGACAAGATGTCTGCTTGGGTGGCTTGGTCTCTACAGCAGTTGGCCGCGAAAGCTACGATGGCTGAATTAGAAGAGACGACAGTTGGTGAAGCAATGGAGGTGGAACCCGTCGAGGCGATCGCTCTCGTAGAAACGGAAGAGATCACTACTCCCGATGAAGTTGAGGCAACTCTCGCGATCGCTTCTAGACCTGAAACCAATGAGACTGCACTAGAGCCTTTAGAGGAAAGTGAAGTTAGTCAACCAATCCAATCTACTGAATTCATAAACAATTTGTCTCTGGAGCAGCCAACAGCAAATGGATTGGAATCTAAACTCGACAAGCTGCTTGATGTCATGGCTCAGTTCGTTCAGTTTCAACTCCAGGCTCAAACACCACAGATTCAACAGGCAACGGAGCAAAACGCGATCGCTCCACCAGGGACAACTACACTCCCAGCACCAGTACCAGGGTCAGATCCAACAACGCAACCCGCGATCGCTGACCAAGCGATAGATACGGCAGAGAAGACAAACACTGAAGAAAGCAAACCTCGCAAATACAAAACTGGCGAAGCTGATGCGATCGTTCATCAGGCGATCGATGCCATCATCCAGCACAACAACCTCCCCAACCAGCTTCATGACCTCAAGTGGGCGATCACCATTAACGGATTGAAGAACTTCAGCACCAATCAAAGAGTGATTGAACGCATTATGCAGGAACGCAAAGACGAGATTGATGCCCATCATCAACTCCACCAACTTCTCCCAGGCCACAACCACCGCCACAAAAGAAAACGTAAAATTGGCGACGTGGTGAAGATTCGACTGATGCTGCGGCGATTAACTCAGAACTGA